The window GTTGCTTCCGTTGGTAGACGAGTGGATGTGCGATTTCAAAATCTTTGATGGGGTGCTTCACCGCGAGATGACCGGTGTCGGTAATGAGCGAGTGCGGGAGAATCTTGACCGACTGATCGGGAGCGGTGCGAAAGTGGTCGTCCGCACGCCGGTCATACCCGGAGTGAACGACAACGAGACTGAGATCGGAAATATCTGCCGCATGCTGCTGCCCTTCGAGGATCGGCTGCTGGGGTACGAATTGCTGCGTTTTCATACGCTAGGATTCGACAAATTTGCGGCGTGCGGTATGAAAAATCCTTTGGCTGGGGCGCGCGAACTTTCGAAAGAGCGATTCGAGACACTACGGAGTTTTGCAAAATCAATACTTAAGATAACGAAATGATGCTTATGGAAGCGCATGCGAATTACGACGGCGAACTTGCTCGGCTGAAAACGAGAAAGTTGCAGCAGACCCGGGAAAAGATTGAAAAAGAGGGCATTCTGGATGAGGATGACTACGGCAGGATCGTTCCGCAGGAAGGGGTGTGGCAGATTATTCCGAACCATGCGGACGGTTCATTCTACGGGTTCGATGCATGGACCGAGAATTTTTGCAGCCTGATGGATGTCCATCAGGTCTACGTCGATCCCGACGATGCGCTGGCGGGACGCTGGTGTTACTTCATGTCGAAGATGCGCCCTAACAAGTGGAATCCGGACTATCCCTACGATCATCTGCACGAGCGGATCGAACGTTATGACATCATACACGGTATCGGCGACGACGCTCACTTTGCTCCCGATTACGAGATGGGGCTTCGGTTGGGCTGGGGCGGATTGCTCGATAAGATCGCCCGCTATCGGGCGGATAACGGCGCACCGGAACAACAGCACTTCTACGACCTGCACGAGCGGGCGATCCGGAGCATTCAGGGGTGGATACGCCGCCATATCGACGAAGCCCGGCGGCTGGCTGCCGAAGAGCGCGACGAACGCCGCCGGCAAAACCTGTTGGAAATGGCCCGGACCAATGAAAACATCGTCGAGAGGGCGCCGCAGACTTTGCGGGAAGCCTGTCAGTGGATCGTGTGGTTCCATTTGGCGTCGCGGACTTACAATCGGGACGGTGCCGGTGGACAGATCGACGCCCTGCTGCGGCCGTTTTACGAGCGGGATATTGCGGAGGGGCGCATCACCGACGCCGAGGCAGTCTACTATCTGGCCTGCTTGCTGATAAACGACCCTGTCTATTGGCAGCTGGGAGGACCCGATGCCGACGGGAAGGATCAGACTTCGGCGATCTCGTTTCTGATTCTGGACGCGGCCTGCAAGGTCGATTCATCACTCAATATCACGATCCGCGTGCATGACGGTCTTGATCCGAAGTTGTTGCGTTATGGTGTCGAGTGTTTGGTGAAGTATCGCAACGGTTGGCCTCGTTTTTCGGGTGATAAGGCGTTGGTGGCCGGATTCATGCGCAACGGATTCGACGAACGGCTTGCGCGCCGGCGTATCGCCGTGGGGTGCAACTGGATGTCGCTGCCGGGACTGGAGTATACGATGAATGACTTGGTGAAAGTGAATCTGGCCAAAGTTTTTGAAGTGGCTTACGGCGAGTTGAAGGGAGATATCGGGCGGACTACGGAGAGGTTGTGGTATTCGTTCGCGTCGCATCTTCGGGAAGCGGTGCGGACGGCGGCCGAGGGAATTCGCCATCACCTGAAATATCAGAAATTCAACGAGCCGGAGTTGTTGTTGAACCTGTTGAGCCACGGCCCGATCGAGAAAGGCTGCGATGTCTCGGACGGCGGTGCGGAATATTACAACCTTGCGATTGACGGCGCCGGACTGGCCGTGGTGGCCGATTCGTTCGCCGCGCTGGAACAACGTATCGAGCGGGAAGACAGGCTGACGTGGCAGGAGATGGACCGGCTGCTCGACAGCGACTTCCAGTGTGAGGAGGGGCTGAAATACCGGACGTTGCTCGGTCGCAGCCAGCGTTACGGGCAGGCCGATTCGTTGGGCCGCAAGTGGGCGCTTGCCGTCCGCGACGAGTTCACGGCGGCTGTGCGGGGCGAGACCTCAGCCGATGGGCGTTACAAGTTCATTCCCGGCTTTTTTTCTTGGGCCAACACCGTTGGGTTCGGACTCCATGTGGGGGCGACTCCTAACGGCCGGCGGGCAGGAACGCCCATTTCGCACGGTGCTAACCCTTGTGCGGGTTTCGCGGTGGACGATGCGTCGCTTTCGCTGGCGACGGCTGTAGCCGAGATACAGCCCGGTTACGGAAATACAGCGCCGATGCAGTGGGAGCTTGATCCGTCTTTGGCCGGCGCGGGGTGTGTCGCATTGATCGAAGGGATCATCAAGGCGCATTTCGAGATGGGCGGCACGCTCATCAACGCCAATATTATGGACCGCGAGACGATTCTCGCAGCGCATGCTGATCCGTCGAAGTATCCCGATCTGGTGGTGCGTGTAACGGGATTTACGGCCTATTTCGCCATGCTGTCGCCCGAATTCCGGCAGCTGGTGGTGGACCGCGTACTGGAAAACTGAATTTCGGAACGATTATGAAGCGGAAATACGGTTTGCTGGGCTTGCTGTTCGTATCGGGAGCCGACGTTGCAGCACGGAACAAGGTGTGTCCCAAAAACGTGTTGTTCATCGCCGTGGATGATATGAAGCCTGTATTGGGCTGTTACGGCGATTCGGTGGTGCGGACGCCTCATATCGACGCGTTGGCGGCTGACGGGACAGTTTTCCGGCGTGCTTACTGCCAGCAGGCAGTAAGTGGCCCGACACGCGCGTCGCTGCTGACAGGGTTGCGACCCGAAGAGGTGGGTGTGACAGAACTCAATACATGGATGCGTGCTAAGCATCCGGATGTGGTGACTTTGCCGCAGGCTTTCCGCGAGGTGGGCTATGAAACGCAGGGTGTGGGTAAAATTTTCCATGGCACGAAAAACAGTCTGGACGAACGTTCGTGGAGCGAACGTCCGTCGTTGTACGAGTATTCGCGTAACGAGGAGTATCAGCTGGCGATCAATAAAACGGGAAAGAAAGCGCGGGCCGTGGAGTTTGCGGATGTGCCGGACAGTCTCTATTTCGACGTGAAGATCCGTAACGAGGCGCTCGTCCGGCTCGAAGAACTGAGCCGTTCGGACAAGCCGTTTTTCCTTGCTGTGGGTTTTTTGAAGCCTCATCTGCCCTTTTGCGCTCCCGAAAGATACCGGGAACTCTATGCCGGCCGGGATTTCGCTTTGGCGGACACACTTCGGGCGCGTCCCGAAAATGCGCCTGAGATCGCCTACCACAACAGCGAGGAATTGCGCGGATATACCGACATTCCGGACCTTATGCCGCTTTCTGCGGAACAGGAGGCGGAACTGCGCCGAGCCTATTACGCCTGCGTTTCGTTTACCGACGACAATATCGGGGCGATCTTGGATCGGCTGAAGGAGCTGGGGCTTTACGACGATACGCTGATCGTTCTCTGGGGCGATCACGGCTATCATCTGGGTGAACGGGAATTATGGTGCAAATCGACCGTTTATGAAGCTGCATGCCGCGCGCCGCTGGTGATAAAGCCATCGGGACAGCCGCATCACCGGGAGGTGGAAGAGGTCGTGGAGTTTTTGGACGTCTATCCCACGCTGCTCGACTTATGTGGCATCAAGGACCGTTACGGTGTTTCGGGGCGAAGCCTGCGGCCGCTGCTCGAAGGGCGGAGCGTGCGCAAACGCTATGCCGTCAGTCAGTTTCAGCGTCCTTATCCGGCGCTCACGAGCCTTAAAAAGCGGCGTTACATGGGC of the Alistipes senegalensis JC50 genome contains:
- a CDS encoding sulfatase — its product is MKRKYGLLGLLFVSGADVAARNKVCPKNVLFIAVDDMKPVLGCYGDSVVRTPHIDALAADGTVFRRAYCQQAVSGPTRASLLTGLRPEEVGVTELNTWMRAKHPDVVTLPQAFREVGYETQGVGKIFHGTKNSLDERSWSERPSLYEYSRNEEYQLAINKTGKKARAVEFADVPDSLYFDVKIRNEALVRLEELSRSDKPFFLAVGFLKPHLPFCAPERYRELYAGRDFALADTLRARPENAPEIAYHNSEELRGYTDIPDLMPLSAEQEAELRRAYYACVSFTDDNIGAILDRLKELGLYDDTLIVLWGDHGYHLGERELWCKSTVYEAACRAPLVIKPSGQPHHREVEEVVEFLDVYPTLLDLCGIKDRYGVSGRSLRPLLEGRSVRKRYAVSQFQRPYPALTSLKKRRYMGYTVRDRRWTYTEWVDLKGCVVECELYDMSSGGLERRNLVGEPRLGSVERRMSRALHRVLRVQKGVTGIAAGDFGKQN
- a CDS encoding pyruvate formate lyase family protein, with translation MMLMEAHANYDGELARLKTRKLQQTREKIEKEGILDEDDYGRIVPQEGVWQIIPNHADGSFYGFDAWTENFCSLMDVHQVYVDPDDALAGRWCYFMSKMRPNKWNPDYPYDHLHERIERYDIIHGIGDDAHFAPDYEMGLRLGWGGLLDKIARYRADNGAPEQQHFYDLHERAIRSIQGWIRRHIDEARRLAAEERDERRRQNLLEMARTNENIVERAPQTLREACQWIVWFHLASRTYNRDGAGGQIDALLRPFYERDIAEGRITDAEAVYYLACLLINDPVYWQLGGPDADGKDQTSAISFLILDAACKVDSSLNITIRVHDGLDPKLLRYGVECLVKYRNGWPRFSGDKALVAGFMRNGFDERLARRRIAVGCNWMSLPGLEYTMNDLVKVNLAKVFEVAYGELKGDIGRTTERLWYSFASHLREAVRTAAEGIRHHLKYQKFNEPELLLNLLSHGPIEKGCDVSDGGAEYYNLAIDGAGLAVVADSFAALEQRIEREDRLTWQEMDRLLDSDFQCEEGLKYRTLLGRSQRYGQADSLGRKWALAVRDEFTAAVRGETSADGRYKFIPGFFSWANTVGFGLHVGATPNGRRAGTPISHGANPCAGFAVDDASLSLATAVAEIQPGYGNTAPMQWELDPSLAGAGCVALIEGIIKAHFEMGGTLINANIMDRETILAAHADPSKYPDLVVRVTGFTAYFAMLSPEFRQLVVDRVLEN